The sequence CATCGACCTGTCGACCGAGCCGGTACTCGGCCAGGGCGGCGAGGCCCGCGTGTACGCCCTGCCGGCCGACCGCCGCCGCGTGGTCAAGATCTTTCACACGCCATCCGAAGAACGGGCGCACAAGCTGCTCGCCATGCTGGCGAACCCGCCGTCCGACCCATCGGCATCTTCCGGCCACATCTCCATCGCGTGGCCCCAGGAGTTGGTGTTGGACGGCGCCGGCGCCGTGGTTGGTTATGTGATGCCGCGCGCTCCTGCCTCGCGACCGCTGTTCGAAATCTACAATCCCTGGATACGGCGGCGAGCCACCCCGCTGTTCAACACGTTTTACCTTCACCGTGCCGCGCGAAACCTGGCCGGCGCCGTTCGCGCAGTTCACGCGGCCGGATATGTAATCGGCGACCTTAACGAGTCGAACGTGCTTGTGGCCGATACCGCGCTGATCACCCTGGTGGATACCGACTCGTTTCAGGTTCCCGGTGCTGGGCCGGCCCGGATCCACCGGTGCCGGGTTGCCAAGCCGGAGTTCACGGCGCCGGAGCTTCAGCACCATGACCTGGGCCGCGTGGTGCGCCGCGACGACCAGGACCTGTTTGGGCTGGCGGTTCTGATTTTCATGCTCCTCATGGAGGGCGTTCACCCGTTCGCCGGCGTCTATCGCGGTGCGGGCGAAGCGCCCGACGTGGCGCAGCGAATCGCCGGCGGCCTCTATCCCTACTCCGCCACACGACGCGACCTGGCGCCAATGCCGTGGGCGCCGGAGTTCGAGACGCTGCATCCCGTGCTGCGCCACCTGTTCGTGCGATGTTTCGAGGAGGGCTTGCAGCGCCCTCGGGTAAGGCCATCCGCCGCGACGTGGATACACGCTCTGGAGGCCGCTGAAGCAGACCTGACGACTTGCGCAGTGAACAGCAATCACCGGTTTGCCAGCCATGTGGGCCGTTGCCCGTGGTGCAAGCGACTGCTCGAAACCGGCGGCCTCGATCCCTTTCCGGCACAAGGCAACAACATCGTTGCAGCCGCCCGCCGCCCGCGAATCCGCCACGAGACCGTGATTTCAGCCGCTTCGCCTACCCCGCGCGTACGGCGGCCAGCGCCGGCGCCGCCGCCACAAAGCCGTCCGGCGCCGCTCATTCACCCGCCGCATCTTCCGGCACACCGCGTCGAGAATCACTGGTCGCTTATCGGAGCAACCCTCGCCATTGTTGGAGCTATAACACCGTTCCATCTGGCGGCGGGCGTGTTGGCAGCCGGCACCGGCGCCTTCGGGTACGGGTATTCGAGACGGCTCTCCGGCGCCGGTCGTCGAACTGCGAATGCTTCCATTGCGGCAGGCGCGGCGCTGTGCGCCATCGCTCCGGCCACGACCGCACTGGCACGATACCGCCATACCAGCATCCTGGCGCTTGCTGGGTCTGGCGCGGCAGTTCACAGCGTAGCCTGGTCGCCGGACGGCAAACGGATTGCGGCGGCGTCCGGAGTGTCCGATGCCGATCGCACGGGCGGCGATGTGCAGATATGGAACGCAGAAACCGGCGACGAACAGGGCAGCCTGTCGTATGGATATGCCGGAGACGTGAACGCCGTTACATGGTCACCCGACGGACGAACGCTGGCAGTTGGCAGTGGTGGCCAGTTGGAACCCGGGGCAGTGAAACTATGGGACACATCCGCACAAGTGGTGCGACAGGAGTTGCGCTTCGGTCGCTCGGCAGTGCGCGCCGTCTGCCTCTCGCCCAACGGCATGCTGGCGGCGGCCGGCTGTGACGACGGTGAAATCCTCGTCTGGACGGTTACCTCTCGCCGAACGGAGACAGCACTCCAGATCAAAAGCTCGGCCGATGCGCTGGCATTCAGCCCCGATTCACGGTTGCTGGCGATTGGCGAGGATGCTGGAGATCGCTCCGGGCGCGCAGGCGCGATTGGCGTGTTCAGCCTCACCGCGCACCGCTGGCTGTGGCGCGACCATGCAAACAGCACCGGCGTTTATACCGTAGCCTGGGCTGCCAATGGCTCGGTGCTTGCCACTGCGGGCGCCGATACCTCGATCAGCTTGTGGAACCCGCGCAACGGCCGCTCGTTGGGCACGCTGGATGGTGGCGCGCTGGCCACGTGGTCATTGGCATTCGACCCCAGGAGCGACATACTCGCGGCCGGTGGTCAGGATGGCATGTTGCGCTTTTATCACATTAGAACACACTCGCCTCTCGCTCCAGTCCGCGTTTGCGCGAATGTGGTACAATGCATAGCATACTCACCCAGTGGTCGTCAAATTGCTTGTGGAGGTGGTGACGGGCTGGTGCGAATACTCTCGCCGTCGGAGTAGTTGTTGAGCACTGATGCCCCGCCGAAGAGAGAGCCTGGCGTGGTACCAGCAGAACGGCGCCGTACCAGTTCGCTGTCGAATCGCCGAGGTCGGAACCAGGCACTAACGGTGGTGCACCCCTCGGCTGTGTGGCTTCCGTCTCTTCGAAACAATCGAACGCACGGACCAGTCTAACAGGGGCCATCAGACTGTGATTCAAGCGGCCACGACGCCGCAGTGAACTGGGAGCAATCGTTGAGCGATTTGGCACGGATAGCGCCTCGAGAACCACTGCGTGGTCGCAGCCCGGAAGCCGCCACCGTCAGTATCGACCTGGTCGATCTGCGCGATACGCCTGCCGATGCCGACGCGTCCGCGTCGCTCGCCGAGAGCCTTCACAACGGCACGGCGATGCTAAGCGTGGTGATTGCTTTGCTGAACGAGGAAGAGAATCTGGACGATTTGTATGCGCGTCTCAAGGCCGTGCTGTGCCACATGGCGCCCGTTCACGAGATACTGTTTGTTGACGACGGTAGCCGCGATCAGTCGCACTGCCGGTTGATGCGGATTTGGCGGTCCGACCCGACGGTGACGGTCATCCGGTTCCGAAGGAACTTCGGAAAAGCCGCCGCCCTCTCAGCTGGCTTCGACCGGGTTCGTGGCGATGTGGTCGCCATGATCGATGCCGACCTTCAAGATCAACCTGAAGAGCTGCCCAAGTTGGTGGCGAAACTTGACGAGGGATACGACCTGGTGACGGGTTGGAAGAAGAACCGGAAGGACCCTCTGAGCAAAAGGGTTCCGTCGCGCGTCTTCAACCGCACGGTGTCGGCATACTTCAAAATCCGCATCCACGACTTTAACTGCGGGCTAAAGGTGATGCGGGGTGATGTTGCCCGCAGCCTCCGTCTCTATGGGGAGATGCACCGGTTCATTCCGGTAATGGCCGCTACCAGCGGGTTCACGGTTGGTGAGTGCGAGGTCGTCCACAAACCGCGACTGCATGGCGCATCGAAATACGGCGCCCGGCGCCTCCTCACCGGCGGTTACGACTTTCTTGCCAGCATCCTGCTCACACGATTCTATCAAAAGCCTCTGCATTTCTTCGGCACGCTCGGGCTCATGATGTTGCTGGCCGGCACCGCGCTCGGCGGCTATACGGTGATCCAGATGATGCTGGGTGTAAGCCACCACGTTCTAGGCGCGCTAAGCAGCATCCTGCTGGTAGCCGGTGTACAGGTCATCTGCACCGGCCTAATCGGAGAGATGGTAGCTCACGCCTCGTACCACAACACTCCGAGATACGTGCTATCGGAACTGCACCGGGCGCGCTCGACCACACAAGACGAAGTTGTTGGCGTTTGACGGCCGCCTATCCTCAAGTGGCCGCGACGTGAGACCGACCTGCACGGTTCCAAGCCATTGGTGGGCTGTCGTCCCGATGCCTGTACGGAACCTGCGCCGTGAGAGCTGAACTGGTCCTACGCCGGCTACTTTTCTGGTTGGCGGCGGCCCTGGTGGTCTTCTTTCTGGCCGCAGCGATCACCCGCAGCGCGCACGACGCCGCAGCGCTGCCGCGCCCCAACTTTATGTGGTTGACGGTGGCGTTTGTGATGTTTTTGCTGCACTACTTTGTTCAGGCGATCGGCGCGCACTTTATCCTACGGGCACTTGGTCAACGGGTGCCAATGCGGCTTAGTATCCGTGCCTGGTACCTCAGTGTGATCGCCCGTTGGATGCCGGGCCGCATCTGGTACTTTTCAGCACGCGGCTACTTTGCGCGTGAGTCGGGCGTAGCCATTCCGGCTTTTACCATTGCGATTTTGTTGGAGCTCACCTACATGCTCATGGGTGGCTTCATTGTTGTCGGCGCCTTTGCCGGAGCTACGCTGCGCGGCGTGTTGGCCAACAACATCGGGCGCGCCGGACTCGGCGCAGCCGTACTCGTCCTGGTTTGCGCTGGAGCGGTGGCGATACGCCCCGCCGTGCTGGTGCGAGCCTGTAGATTCCGGTTGGCCGCGGCTGCATTCCGCAGGATCACGGGCCGCACCGCGAACCTGGACGCGCTTCCAACCATGCCGGCCTGGCGCAGCATGGCGCTGTTGACCTACTATACGCTCTACTGGGCCTACTCCGGCTTGACATTTGGCGTACTGGCCCGCGCGCTGGGACCGATGACCCGCGCGCGTTGGTTTGCGTGTGTGCCGGCGTTCGCCGGCTCGTGGCTGGCGGGATACTTCTCTATCATCGCACCGGCCGGCCTGGGTGTCCGCGAAGGAGCGATGTGGCTGATGCTGCGACCGGTGATGCCGCAGTCACACGCGCTGATGCTCGCTATCGCCAGCCGGGCGATGATGCTACTGGCCGAGACCGTGAGCGTTGCCCTCACATGGCTGTTCCTGGGAAGTGCAATCCGCAAGCTTGCTCCCGGCGTTCAAGAGGCGACGGCTTCGCCTTTACAATCGGCCGAAAGCGTGGCAAACTCTGCAGAACCCCTCACATCCTGAATACAGGCGCAAACGGATGCCAGGTCTTCACAAACTTCACAAACCGTTTCGCAAGCTTCGCGCTGCGGCCAAAACCTGGAAGCCGCCGGCGTGCGATCACACCGTCACGGTCAACGACCTGTTATACAGTGATATCGCCGGAGCGGTACAACTGCCGACATTTGAGCAGAAGTCGCGGTCGTTGGGCAGGTACGAGGAGGATCTTGAATTCGCGTCGGCGTCGCTGTTGGAGCGGCTTGCTCTCGGCGCGCTCGTCCGGCGCCACGCGCCAATGACGCTGTTCGAAATCGGAACGTTCCGGGGCGTAACGGCCCTCACCATGGCGCTCAATGCACCGGAGGGATTCACACTCTATACGTTGGACCTGCCACAGGAGCTAACGTTTGAGCAGGTTGTGGAGCAGCAGTATGCGCGCGGAGCGGTCGGCGCGTTGCATCGGATGGTAGCCAGAGGCGTGGAGCGACGCCAGGTTGGGCTCGCGTACCGCAACCGACAGCTTCCGGGAAAGATCGAGCAGTTGTTCGGTGATTCTACAACGATGGACTTTGCTCCATGGGCCGCGCAGATCGACAGCTTCTTTGTAGATGGCTGTCACGATGCCGAGCCCGCTTATCGCGATACGCAGACCGCGTGGAGCTGCCTGAAACCGGGAGGAATGATCATCTGGCACGATTATCGCTGGAGGTCGGTACAGGCGGGCGTACAGCGCTGCCGGCTCCCGGCGCCAATCACGTGGGTTCAGGATACTTCAGTGGCGTTTGCATATAAACCGCAACCTGTCGGCGCGAACGGCACTGGAAGGGACGGATCATGATGCGGAATCGACTGTTGCTGCTGCTGGTGGCAGCAAGTGCACTCACCGTTGCGATACCCCTTGCGCTTCACGAAGCGGCTGGCGTCGTGGCCGGCGCCCGGACGCCGACGGTCGCCATAGTAACCGTTGGAACGGGTTCGGTTACGGACGATGTGATGGCCGAAGGCCAGATTGTGCCTTTCACGGTGAGCAACGTTGCCGGGCTCCCGTCCTATAGCGCTCAGGTGGACCAGGTTTTCGTGGATCACGGCGACCACGTAAAGAAGGGCCAGATTTTGGCCACGCTGGATCCGCTTGAGCAGGGGGACCTGGTCAATGAGGCCGACGCCGCTGCCGCCGCATCGCAGGCGGCGTTCCGACTGGTGCTCAAGCCGCACCGGCCGGAGGAGATCGAGCAGGCACGGGCCAAGATGGTTGAGGCACAGAAAGCCTACGATCTGGTCCTTCACCCACACCGACCACAAGAGATTCAGGCTCAGGCCGACAAAGTGGAATCGGATCGGCAGGCGATGCTGGCCGCTCAGGCTCAGCTAGAGCTGCTCCAGCATGGCAATCGTCCACAGCAGATTGTGGAGGCGGAAGCAGCAGTGACCACGGCGAAGGCCCAGGCACGGTACGCGCAGGAGACGTTGAACC is a genomic window of Armatimonadota bacterium containing:
- a CDS encoding PD40 domain-containing protein; amino-acid sequence: MTAIRNRNVAADRPGYSPAHRLTVRASGRVIDLSTEPVLGQGGEARVYALPADRRRVVKIFHTPSEERAHKLLAMLANPPSDPSASSGHISIAWPQELVLDGAGAVVGYVMPRAPASRPLFEIYNPWIRRRATPLFNTFYLHRAARNLAGAVRAVHAAGYVIGDLNESNVLVADTALITLVDTDSFQVPGAGPARIHRCRVAKPEFTAPELQHHDLGRVVRRDDQDLFGLAVLIFMLLMEGVHPFAGVYRGAGEAPDVAQRIAGGLYPYSATRRDLAPMPWAPEFETLHPVLRHLFVRCFEEGLQRPRVRPSAATWIHALEAAEADLTTCAVNSNHRFASHVGRCPWCKRLLETGGLDPFPAQGNNIVAAARRPRIRHETVISAASPTPRVRRPAPAPPPQSRPAPLIHPPHLPAHRVENHWSLIGATLAIVGAITPFHLAAGVLAAGTGAFGYGYSRRLSGAGRRTANASIAAGAALCAIAPATTALARYRHTSILALAGSGAAVHSVAWSPDGKRIAAASGVSDADRTGGDVQIWNAETGDEQGSLSYGYAGDVNAVTWSPDGRTLAVGSGGQLEPGAVKLWDTSAQVVRQELRFGRSAVRAVCLSPNGMLAAAGCDDGEILVWTVTSRRTETALQIKSSADALAFSPDSRLLAIGEDAGDRSGRAGAIGVFSLTAHRWLWRDHANSTGVYTVAWAANGSVLATAGADTSISLWNPRNGRSLGTLDGGALATWSLAFDPRSDILAAGGQDGMLRFYHIRTHSPLAPVRVCANVVQCIAYSPSGRQIACGGGDGLVRILSPSE
- a CDS encoding glycosyltransferase family 2 protein, coding for MSDLARIAPREPLRGRSPEAATVSIDLVDLRDTPADADASASLAESLHNGTAMLSVVIALLNEEENLDDLYARLKAVLCHMAPVHEILFVDDGSRDQSHCRLMRIWRSDPTVTVIRFRRNFGKAAALSAGFDRVRGDVVAMIDADLQDQPEELPKLVAKLDEGYDLVTGWKKNRKDPLSKRVPSRVFNRTVSAYFKIRIHDFNCGLKVMRGDVARSLRLYGEMHRFIPVMAATSGFTVGECEVVHKPRLHGASKYGARRLLTGGYDFLASILLTRFYQKPLHFFGTLGLMMLLAGTALGGYTVIQMMLGVSHHVLGALSSILLVAGVQVICTGLIGEMVAHASYHNTPRYVLSELHRARSTTQDEVVGV
- a CDS encoding flippase-like domain-containing protein encodes the protein MRAELVLRRLLFWLAAALVVFFLAAAITRSAHDAAALPRPNFMWLTVAFVMFLLHYFVQAIGAHFILRALGQRVPMRLSIRAWYLSVIARWMPGRIWYFSARGYFARESGVAIPAFTIAILLELTYMLMGGFIVVGAFAGATLRGVLANNIGRAGLGAAVLVLVCAGAVAIRPAVLVRACRFRLAAAAFRRITGRTANLDALPTMPAWRSMALLTYYTLYWAYSGLTFGVLARALGPMTRARWFACVPAFAGSWLAGYFSIIAPAGLGVREGAMWLMLRPVMPQSHALMLAIASRAMMLLAETVSVALTWLFLGSAIRKLAPGVQEATASPLQSAESVANSAEPLTS
- a CDS encoding class I SAM-dependent methyltransferase, yielding MPGLHKLHKPFRKLRAAAKTWKPPACDHTVTVNDLLYSDIAGAVQLPTFEQKSRSLGRYEEDLEFASASLLERLALGALVRRHAPMTLFEIGTFRGVTALTMALNAPEGFTLYTLDLPQELTFEQVVEQQYARGAVGALHRMVARGVERRQVGLAYRNRQLPGKIEQLFGDSTTMDFAPWAAQIDSFFVDGCHDAEPAYRDTQTAWSCLKPGGMIIWHDYRWRSVQAGVQRCRLPAPITWVQDTSVAFAYKPQPVGANGTGRDGS